From the genome of Thermoflexus hugenholtzii, one region includes:
- the pdhA gene encoding pyruvate dehydrogenase (acetyl-transferring) E1 component subunit alpha: MSGRGKGNAAKAAAPAAALDVATKLSFYRQMVLIRRFEELSRIAYQQGKIAGFLHLYIGEEAVAVGAIAALRPEDHLITHYRDHGHAIARGLDPRVLMAELYGKVTGCSRGRGGSMHFASREHNFWGGHAIVGGHLPMAVGLGFAARYLGEPRVVMAIFGDAATDIGEFYEALNMAALWKTPVVFLCENNLYGMGVAIEKASAVTEVYKKACMANIPAERIDGMDVLAVYEAATRAVEWARAGNGPYFLEALCYRFQGHSVADPELYRTKEEVEQWKQRDPIQRFRRHLIEVEGIPEARLDAIHEEVEREMEEVMRFAEESPDPPLEEIYDFIYANPVGDWRGDERFLRLWDQSSGS; the protein is encoded by the coding sequence ATGAGCGGTCGTGGGAAAGGGAACGCAGCGAAGGCTGCAGCGCCGGCCGCGGCGCTTGACGTGGCGACCAAGCTCTCCTTCTACCGCCAGATGGTCCTGATCCGTCGCTTTGAGGAGCTGTCTCGCATCGCGTATCAGCAGGGGAAGATCGCCGGCTTCCTGCACCTCTACATCGGCGAGGAGGCTGTCGCAGTGGGCGCCATCGCCGCCCTCCGCCCGGAGGACCACCTCATCACGCACTATCGGGATCACGGCCACGCCATCGCCCGGGGGCTGGATCCTCGCGTCCTGATGGCGGAGCTGTATGGGAAGGTCACCGGCTGCAGCCGGGGCCGCGGGGGCTCCATGCACTTCGCCAGCCGGGAGCATAACTTCTGGGGCGGGCACGCCATCGTGGGCGGGCACCTGCCCATGGCCGTGGGCCTGGGCTTCGCCGCCCGTTATCTGGGGGAGCCGCGCGTGGTGATGGCTATCTTCGGCGATGCCGCCACGGACATCGGGGAGTTCTACGAGGCCCTGAACATGGCCGCCCTCTGGAAGACCCCCGTGGTCTTCCTCTGCGAGAACAACCTCTATGGGATGGGCGTGGCCATCGAGAAGGCCTCCGCGGTCACGGAGGTCTACAAGAAGGCCTGCATGGCGAACATCCCCGCCGAGCGGATCGATGGTATGGATGTCCTGGCCGTCTACGAGGCGGCGACCCGCGCCGTGGAGTGGGCCCGCGCCGGCAACGGCCCCTATTTCCTCGAGGCCCTCTGCTACCGCTTCCAGGGCCACTCCGTCGCCGACCCCGAGCTCTATCGAACTAAAGAAGAGGTCGAGCAGTGGAAGCAACGGGATCCCATCCAGCGGTTCCGCCGGCACCTCATCGAGGTCGAGGGGATCCCGGAGGCCCGGCTGGACGCGATCCACGAAGAGGTGGAACGCGAGATGGAGGAGGTGATGCGCTTCGCCGAGGAGAGCCCGGATCCGCCCCTGGAGGAGATCTACGACTTCATCTACGCCAACCCGGTGGGGGACTGGCGGGGCGATGAGCGCTTCCTCCGGCTCTGGGATCAATCCTCAGGATCCTGA
- a CDS encoding twin-arginine translocase TatA/TatE family subunit, which produces MPFRLGPTELIIILLIALLLFGPGRLSNLARELGQSIREFRRGLTSEEEKGETKPDKPS; this is translated from the coding sequence ATGCCGTTCCGTCTGGGACCGACCGAGCTGATCATCATCCTTCTGATCGCCCTGCTGCTTTTCGGGCCCGGTCGCCTGAGCAACCTGGCCCGGGAGCTCGGCCAGAGCATCCGGGAGTTCCGGCGCGGTCTGACCTCGGAGGAGGAAAAAGGGGAGACGAAGCCGGACAAGCCTTCGTGA
- a CDS encoding dihydrolipoamide acetyltransferase family protein produces MATTVTMPKMGFDMVEGKLLRWLKKVGEPVKAGEPLAEIETEKVNIEFEAPASGVLKAVLIEEGTTVPVGTPIAIIAAPDEPVEAPAAAPAVREGPPLPTPAPGTPPPPAPAPAPVGAPTPPPGGRVKASPLARRLAREAGIDLREIPGTGPGGRVVKRDVDRYLQARAPAAAPPPPPAAAPIPTPAPAPVPTPAPTAVPVSPLRQAIARRMTVSKQTAPHFYVTVEVDMDEAMAWRARINEALGERGKVTVNDMVVKAAALALREFPALRSSYQEGGLVRHEAIHIGIAVALEEGLITVVLRDADRKPLAQIARESKELVERARSGKVRPEDIEGSVFTVSNLGMFDVEHFIAIINPPEAAIMAVGSVREVPVVKNGQLAIGQRMKVTVSADHRVTDGAEVARFLQAFRRYLENPLLLLVE; encoded by the coding sequence ATGGCGACGACGGTGACGATGCCCAAGATGGGCTTCGATATGGTAGAAGGGAAGCTGCTGCGCTGGCTGAAGAAGGTGGGGGAGCCGGTGAAGGCAGGCGAGCCCCTGGCGGAGATCGAGACGGAGAAGGTGAACATCGAGTTCGAGGCACCGGCCTCCGGGGTGCTGAAGGCGGTGCTCATCGAAGAAGGGACCACGGTGCCGGTGGGCACGCCCATCGCCATCATCGCCGCCCCGGATGAGCCGGTGGAAGCCCCCGCCGCAGCCCCGGCCGTCCGGGAGGGACCACCACTCCCCACCCCTGCGCCCGGCACTCCTCCTCCACCCGCGCCTGCGCCGGCTCCGGTTGGGGCGCCCACCCCGCCTCCCGGCGGGCGGGTGAAGGCCTCCCCCCTGGCCCGTCGCCTGGCCCGGGAGGCCGGCATCGACCTGCGGGAGATCCCCGGCACCGGCCCGGGAGGGCGGGTGGTGAAGCGCGACGTGGATCGCTACCTCCAGGCCCGCGCGCCGGCCGCCGCCCCCCCGCCTCCGCCGGCCGCCGCGCCCATCCCAACCCCAGCGCCCGCCCCGGTTCCCACGCCCGCGCCCACCGCGGTGCCCGTCAGCCCGTTGCGGCAGGCCATCGCTCGGCGGATGACCGTTAGCAAGCAGACCGCGCCCCATTTCTATGTCACGGTCGAGGTGGATATGGACGAGGCCATGGCCTGGCGGGCGCGGATCAACGAGGCCCTGGGGGAGCGCGGAAAGGTGACCGTGAACGATATGGTGGTAAAGGCCGCTGCCCTGGCCCTTCGGGAGTTCCCTGCCCTGCGTTCTTCCTACCAGGAAGGTGGCCTCGTCCGCCACGAGGCCATCCACATCGGCATCGCCGTGGCCCTGGAGGAAGGGCTGATCACCGTGGTCCTGCGGGATGCCGATCGCAAGCCTCTGGCTCAAATCGCCCGCGAAAGCAAGGAGCTGGTGGAACGAGCCCGGAGCGGGAAGGTGCGCCCCGAGGACATCGAGGGCAGCGTCTTCACCGTGAGCAACCTGGGGATGTTCGACGTGGAGCACTTCATCGCCATCATCAATCCCCCGGAAGCCGCCATCATGGCCGTCGGAAGCGTCCGGGAGGTGCCCGTAGTGAAGAACGGGCAGCTCGCCATTGGGCAGCGCATGAAGGTGACCGTGTCGGCGGACCACCGGGTGACCGACGGCGCCGAGGTGGCCCGCTTCCTTCAAGCCTTCCGGCGTTATCTGGAGAACCCCCTCCTCTTGCTGGTGGAATAA
- a CDS encoding SLC13 family permease: protein MEVFSLTAVWLTLILLLMAGLLMSGALRPDLAALILALGLSFSGLLSPQEAFSGFSRSAVIALIALFILTAGLNRTGVSRALGERLSRWAGDSPMRLVAGMTLLSASLSVTMNSVTAAAVVMPMAVQAARRIGLAPSRILIPIAYGALLGGMPTLFTTANLLLSGLMRDHYGRSLTMLDFIRAGLLPAALGLLWVIGVTWRTLPERSPAGQLMHLHRLNRELAELYGLKDGLVELLVEPDSPLCGVSLVESQLASRHGVTVIGIRRRGQLLLSPPSSEGLQAGDVLLVAAGPEGTAPFEQALRDLGLRPLPRPVSPEVLEEGEAGLMEVLLSPHTTLIGRTLRDLRFRERYGLQVLAIWREGRPIRARLADERLRFGDALLVYGPWERIRLLQGDPEFIVLQSNGEPLRTSRRIPAIAIMAGVILASALTSRSVAEVTMAGAVLMILAGCLTMEEAYRAIEWPTVFMVAGLLPLSIAMTRTGAAEGLGTVLLHGLAGAPPWVSVLVFTGIAAALTQVLSASVTAVVWGPIALRAAATLGVPPAEMGLAVALATSAAFLTPMAHPANALVMGAGGYRPRDFLRAGWPLWLLSVGAITASTVGWELGLPR from the coding sequence GTGGAGGTGTTCTCCCTCACGGCCGTCTGGCTGACGCTGATCCTGTTGCTGATGGCCGGCCTGCTGATGAGCGGGGCGCTGCGGCCCGATCTGGCGGCGCTGATCCTGGCCCTTGGGCTTTCCTTTAGCGGTCTGCTCTCGCCGCAGGAGGCCTTCAGTGGGTTCAGCCGCTCCGCCGTCATCGCGCTGATCGCGCTGTTCATCCTCACCGCCGGCCTGAACCGCACGGGAGTCTCCCGAGCGCTGGGGGAGCGTCTGAGCCGATGGGCGGGGGATTCCCCCATGCGGCTGGTGGCCGGGATGACGCTGCTCAGCGCGTCGCTCTCCGTGACCATGAACTCGGTGACCGCAGCGGCGGTGGTCATGCCGATGGCCGTTCAGGCCGCCCGGCGGATCGGCCTGGCCCCTTCCCGCATCCTCATCCCCATCGCCTACGGCGCGCTGCTCGGGGGAATGCCGACTCTCTTCACCACCGCCAACCTGCTTCTCAGCGGGCTGATGCGGGACCACTACGGCCGATCCCTGACCATGCTGGATTTCATCCGGGCCGGTCTGCTCCCAGCCGCCCTGGGGTTGCTCTGGGTGATCGGAGTCACCTGGCGCACCCTCCCGGAACGCTCCCCGGCAGGACAGCTGATGCACCTGCACCGGCTGAACCGGGAGCTGGCGGAGCTCTACGGTCTCAAGGATGGGCTGGTGGAGCTTCTGGTCGAGCCGGATTCGCCGCTCTGTGGGGTCTCCCTGGTGGAGAGCCAGCTGGCTTCGCGGCACGGCGTGACGGTCATCGGGATCCGCCGCAGGGGACAACTGCTCCTTTCCCCGCCCAGCTCAGAGGGTTTGCAGGCCGGGGATGTGTTGCTGGTCGCCGCCGGCCCGGAGGGCACAGCGCCCTTCGAGCAGGCCCTCCGGGACCTGGGGCTCCGCCCGCTGCCCCGTCCGGTCTCCCCGGAGGTGCTGGAGGAGGGGGAGGCGGGCCTGATGGAGGTCCTTCTCTCCCCCCACACGACGTTGATCGGCCGGACGTTGCGGGACCTGCGCTTCCGGGAGCGCTACGGTCTGCAGGTCTTAGCCATCTGGCGGGAGGGGCGGCCGATCCGGGCCCGGCTGGCGGACGAACGTCTCCGCTTCGGCGATGCCCTCCTGGTTTACGGTCCATGGGAACGTATCCGCCTGCTCCAGGGCGATCCCGAGTTCATCGTCCTGCAATCCAACGGGGAACCGTTGCGGACCTCCCGCCGGATCCCGGCCATCGCGATCATGGCGGGGGTGATCCTGGCCTCAGCCTTGACATCCCGCTCGGTGGCCGAGGTGACGATGGCCGGGGCGGTGCTGATGATCCTGGCGGGATGTCTGACGATGGAAGAGGCGTATCGGGCCATCGAGTGGCCCACGGTGTTCATGGTGGCCGGGCTGCTGCCCCTTTCCATTGCCATGACGCGCACCGGGGCCGCGGAGGGGCTGGGGACGGTGCTGCTGCATGGCCTGGCGGGGGCGCCTCCCTGGGTCAGCGTGCTGGTCTTCACCGGGATCGCCGCCGCCCTCACCCAGGTGCTCTCCGCCTCGGTCACCGCGGTGGTGTGGGGGCCCATCGCCCTGCGGGCGGCCGCGACCCTGGGCGTCCCGCCGGCGGAGATGGGGCTGGCGGTGGCCCTGGCGACCTCGGCGGCGTTCCTCACCCCCATGGCCCATCCGGCCAACGCCCTGGTGATGGGCGCCGGCGGTTACCGACCCCGGGATTTCCTGCGAGCCGGATGGCCGCTCTGGCTGCTCTCGGTTGGGGCGATCACGGCATCGACGGTGGGATGGGAATTGGGACTTCCCCGGTGA
- a CDS encoding FmdE family protein, with translation MRTLDEWLEEAAAFHGHLCPGQILGVRMALLGCRLLGLNPEDPADRRRLIVYVEIDRCLTDAIATVTGCRLGRRTLKHIDYGKAAATFVDTRTGRAVRIVARDDARETALHLAPPGLSRAAAQRHAYRIMPDEDLFYARWVRVEIPPEDLPGHPIRRVFCARCGEGINDGREIVRDGEILCRACAEAPYYTALEPIPLTGEVPIPIPPSMP, from the coding sequence ATGCGCACCCTCGACGAATGGCTGGAAGAGGCCGCCGCGTTCCACGGCCACCTCTGCCCGGGCCAGATCCTCGGCGTCCGAATGGCCCTCCTGGGATGCCGGTTGCTGGGTCTGAATCCCGAGGACCCCGCGGATCGCCGTCGGCTCATCGTCTATGTGGAGATCGACCGCTGCCTGACCGACGCTATCGCCACCGTCACCGGCTGCCGGCTCGGACGGCGGACCCTCAAGCACATCGATTACGGGAAGGCGGCCGCGACCTTCGTGGACACCCGGACCGGTCGGGCGGTGCGGATTGTGGCCCGGGATGATGCCCGCGAGACGGCCCTGCATCTGGCCCCCCCGGGCCTCAGCCGGGCCGCCGCCCAACGCCACGCCTATCGCATCATGCCCGACGAAGACCTCTTCTACGCCCGGTGGGTCCGGGTGGAGATCCCTCCGGAGGATCTGCCTGGCCATCCGATCCGTCGGGTCTTCTGCGCGCGCTGCGGCGAGGGCATCAACGACGGGCGGGAGATCGTGCGGGACGGCGAGATCCTCTGCCGGGCGTGCGCGGAAGCCCCTTACTACACCGCCCTGGAGCCGATCCCGCTCACCGGGGAAGTCCCAATTCCCATCCCACCGTCGATGCCGTGA
- a CDS encoding alpha-ketoacid dehydrogenase subunit beta encodes MPVMTIREAIRQALREEMQRDRRVFIMGEDVGAYGGTYAVTRGLYEEFGEERVRDTPIAESAIVGVALGAALGGLRPVAEIMTINFILLALDQIVNHAAKMSYMFGGQFKVPLVIRVPAGWGQLAATHSQTFEVYFAYVPGLKVVYPGTPYDAKGMLKAALRDEDPVIYIEHTALYPVRGEVPDGDYVVPIGKSEIKRVGRDCTIVTYGRMLQASLQAAEQLAREGIEVEVVDLRTLRPLDMEPVYESVAKTHRALVVTEEWRSFGVGAEVAARIQEHAFDELDAPVMRLGSREVPLPYNKHHERAVLPWPEDVVKAVKLLLR; translated from the coding sequence ATGCCGGTGATGACCATCCGTGAGGCGATCCGGCAGGCCCTGCGGGAGGAGATGCAGCGGGACCGCCGGGTGTTCATCATGGGAGAGGATGTGGGAGCCTATGGGGGGACCTATGCGGTGACCCGCGGCCTCTACGAGGAGTTCGGGGAGGAACGGGTGCGGGACACTCCCATCGCGGAGTCGGCGATCGTGGGGGTGGCCCTGGGGGCGGCCCTGGGCGGCCTGCGCCCGGTCGCGGAGATCATGACCATCAATTTCATCCTCCTGGCCCTGGATCAGATCGTCAACCACGCGGCCAAGATGTCCTACATGTTCGGCGGCCAGTTCAAGGTGCCTCTGGTGATCCGGGTGCCGGCGGGCTGGGGCCAGCTGGCCGCCACCCACTCCCAAACCTTCGAGGTCTATTTCGCCTACGTGCCGGGCCTGAAGGTGGTCTACCCCGGCACCCCCTACGACGCCAAGGGGATGCTGAAGGCCGCCCTGCGGGACGAGGATCCGGTGATCTACATCGAGCACACCGCCCTCTACCCGGTGCGCGGCGAGGTCCCCGATGGGGATTACGTCGTCCCCATCGGCAAAAGCGAAATCAAACGTGTCGGGCGGGATTGCACCATCGTGACCTACGGGCGGATGCTGCAGGCCAGCCTGCAGGCGGCGGAGCAGCTGGCCCGGGAGGGCATCGAGGTGGAGGTGGTGGACCTGCGCACGCTGCGCCCGCTGGATATGGAGCCGGTGTATGAATCCGTGGCCAAGACCCATCGGGCTCTGGTGGTCACCGAGGAGTGGCGCTCCTTCGGCGTGGGCGCTGAGGTCGCCGCCCGCATCCAGGAGCACGCTTTCGATGAGCTGGACGCCCCGGTGATGCGTCTGGGCAGCCGCGAAGTCCCGCTCCCCTACAACAAGCACCACGAACGGGCGGTCCTTCCCTGGCCGGAGGATGTGGTGAAGGCGGTGAAGCTCCTGTTGCGCTGA